A DNA window from Trichosurus vulpecula isolate mTriVul1 chromosome 2, mTriVul1.pri, whole genome shotgun sequence contains the following coding sequences:
- the SMIM1 gene encoding small integral membrane protein 1, which produces MMEPQESSVQYNRWNNSQDEVSMNVSASGGMDCERICTKLCTGKLGIAMKVAGGIVLFWVVFIIGYVTGYYIHKCK; this is translated from the exons ATGATGGAACCCCAGGAGAGCAGCGTCCAGTACAACAGATGGAACAACAGCCAGGATGAGGTCAGCATGAATGTGTCGGCTTCAGGAGGCATGGACTGTGAGCG GATCTGCACCAAACTATGCACTGGGAAGCTGGGCATCGCCATGAAGGTGGCAGGTGGAATCGTTCTGTTCTGGGTCGTCTTCATCATCGGCTACGTCACCGGCTACTACATCCACAAGTGCAAATAG